One window of the Streptomyces sp. ITFR-21 genome contains the following:
- a CDS encoding helix-turn-helix domain-containing protein codes for MSATVVPATIEEKWRARTVPVDGGHLMWTGAPDMRWQGGRHKASHVAFTIRTGRQPVGYVRPDCGMRGCVLPEHVDDQPGRQRTRAQLRTLRGLGDRPALCAQGHHQDVHGRLDQYGKAYCNVCSAIAHANSVGTGHGRIGTRHHGADRWRVALDVQARYYAGGSIRGIALDIGRTYRYVYDLLVLTDTRLRPRGYHREFHATTPRRQA; via the coding sequence ATGAGTGCCACGGTGGTCCCTGCGACGATCGAAGAGAAGTGGCGGGCCCGCACCGTCCCCGTGGACGGCGGCCACCTGATGTGGACCGGCGCACCCGACATGCGCTGGCAGGGCGGCCGGCACAAGGCCAGCCATGTCGCGTTCACCATCCGCACTGGCCGGCAGCCCGTCGGGTACGTCAGGCCCGACTGCGGCATGCGCGGATGCGTACTCCCGGAGCACGTTGACGACCAGCCCGGCAGGCAGCGGACCCGGGCACAGCTGCGGACGCTGCGCGGCCTCGGCGACCGTCCGGCCCTGTGTGCGCAGGGGCATCACCAGGATGTGCACGGGCGTCTCGACCAGTACGGCAAGGCGTACTGCAACGTCTGCTCCGCCATCGCGCATGCCAACTCCGTGGGCACCGGGCACGGCCGTATCGGCACCCGGCACCACGGCGCGGACCGCTGGCGTGTCGCCCTGGACGTCCAGGCCCGGTACTACGCCGGCGGCTCGATCCGCGGCATCGCCCTGGATATCGGCCGCACCTACCGCTACGTCTACGACCTGCTCGTCCTCACCGATACCCGGCTCCGCCCCCGCGGCTACCACCGCGAATTCCACGCCACGACTCCACGGCGGCAGGCGTGA